Proteins encoded together in one Microbacterium sp. zg-Y625 window:
- a CDS encoding serine/threonine-protein kinase has translation MIDARVTEIAEGTVLERRYQLRKLIGSGGAGKVFRGDDLHLQRPIAVKVMHPHADDLGSVDRARAEMLVLASLNHPCLVTLFDARISHADDDVNYLVMEYVPGLTLSERLRQGEMDARELAGIALDIAEGLHVAHASGIVHRDIKPSNVLLWRSPLANGRWRAKVADFGIAYLQNTTRATAPGLVIGTAAYLAPEQARGTAATPAADIYALGILLIEAITGHRPYSDASGIGAITARLIDPPAVPASLPAPWRELLQAMTAMRPEDRPSALEVAVAAARLTVPDAIASDTATPVAPVASVTAVAPVPPQTEPMTRRARARAAAATAATAPLQLPTVTAPRSASSAVSARRTDTTVPEVPGLTPVARPAARYPRRVYAAAAGVGVLAVLSVSAFSAVIGASVSQDPAPVVQEEPAPVEPAPVVPVEPAAPVAPAEEAPAIVAEEVEAPAPQPIVVTPVDAPADKPGPANLNKGPGNNSGNGGGPAHTNPNKGPGNGPGADNPNRGPGNNNGNGKGNR, from the coding sequence ATGATCGACGCGCGTGTCACCGAGATTGCCGAGGGCACGGTGCTGGAGCGCCGATACCAGCTGCGAAAGCTGATCGGATCCGGGGGCGCCGGCAAGGTCTTCCGCGGCGACGACCTGCACCTGCAGCGTCCGATCGCCGTGAAGGTCATGCACCCTCACGCCGACGACCTCGGTTCGGTGGACCGTGCGCGGGCCGAGATGCTGGTGCTCGCCTCTCTCAACCACCCCTGTCTCGTCACGCTCTTCGATGCGCGCATCAGTCACGCCGACGACGACGTGAACTACCTGGTCATGGAGTACGTTCCCGGGCTCACGCTGAGCGAGCGCCTGAGACAGGGCGAGATGGATGCCAGGGAGCTCGCGGGCATCGCGCTCGACATCGCCGAGGGGCTGCACGTCGCCCACGCGTCGGGCATCGTGCACCGCGACATCAAGCCGTCGAACGTGCTGCTGTGGCGCTCTCCGCTCGCGAACGGACGCTGGCGCGCGAAGGTCGCCGACTTCGGCATCGCCTACCTGCAGAACACCACCCGCGCCACCGCCCCGGGGCTCGTGATCGGCACCGCCGCCTACCTCGCGCCGGAGCAGGCGCGCGGCACGGCGGCCACCCCCGCCGCCGACATCTACGCCCTCGGCATCCTGCTCATCGAGGCCATCACCGGGCACCGGCCCTACTCCGACGCCTCGGGCATCGGGGCGATCACTGCGCGCCTCATCGACCCGCCCGCGGTCCCCGCGTCGCTGCCCGCGCCGTGGCGCGAGCTGCTGCAGGCGATGACCGCGATGCGTCCCGAGGACCGCCCCAGTGCCCTCGAGGTGGCTGTCGCGGCCGCGCGGCTGACCGTGCCGGATGCCATCGCCTCCGACACCGCAACGCCCGTGGCGCCGGTGGCTTCGGTGACTGCCGTGGCTCCCGTGCCTCCCCAGACTGAGCCGATGACGCGCCGCGCACGCGCACGCGCTGCTGCGGCGACCGCCGCCACCGCTCCCCTGCAGCTGCCGACCGTCACGGCTCCGCGGTCGGCGTCGTCGGCCGTGTCGGCCCGCCGCACCGACACCACGGTGCCCGAGGTTCCCGGCTTGACGCCGGTTGCGCGCCCGGCCGCCCGCTACCCGCGGCGCGTGTACGCCGCCGCGGCCGGGGTCGGAGTGCTGGCGGTGCTGTCGGTGTCGGCCTTCTCGGCCGTGATCGGCGCGAGCGTCTCTCAGGATCCTGCGCCGGTCGTGCAGGAGGAACCAGCTCCCGTCGAGCCGGCGCCCGTGGTGCCGGTGGAGCCCGCGGCTCCGGTGGCTCCGGCGGAAGAGGCCCCGGCCATCGTGGCCGAAGAGGTCGAGGCGCCCGCGCCTCAGCCGATCGTGGTCACGCCCGTCGACGCACCGGCGGACAAGCCCGGCCCCGCGAACCTGAACAAGGGCCCGGGCAACAACAGCGGCAACGGCGGCGGCCCCGCCCACACCAACCCGAACAAGGGGCCGGGCAACGGACCCGGCGCCGACAACCCGAACCGCGGACCCGGCAACAACAACGGGAACGGGAAGGGGAACCGCTGA
- a CDS encoding MerR family transcriptional regulator codes for MPVRIGEVARQAGVSARALRYYEEQGLLSSERTDSGQRIYPPSAVERVRLIQQLFTAGLPSRTILRLMPCIEAGQASPDVFELMAQERERITTAMAELAAARNALDRLIQIANHPTPEHCPALRDPAWAPYRAPDESAAGAVPVGASTAA; via the coding sequence ATGCCGGTGCGCATTGGAGAAGTCGCGCGTCAGGCCGGGGTCAGCGCGCGGGCGCTGCGGTACTACGAGGAGCAAGGACTGCTCTCCTCCGAGCGCACGGACAGCGGCCAGCGGATCTACCCGCCGTCGGCCGTCGAGCGCGTGCGGCTGATCCAGCAGCTGTTCACCGCGGGGCTGCCGAGCCGCACCATCCTGCGCCTCATGCCCTGCATCGAGGCAGGACAGGCGTCGCCCGACGTGTTCGAGCTGATGGCCCAGGAACGCGAGCGCATCACCACCGCCATGGCGGAACTCGCCGCCGCCCGCAACGCTCTCGATCGCCTCATCCAGATCGCGAATCATCCAACCCCGGAGCATTGCCCCGCCCTGCGTGATCCGGCGTGGGCGCCGTACCGCGCCCCCGACGAATCCGCGGCGGGCGCAGTCCCCGTGGGCGCGAGCACGGCAGCCTGA
- a CDS encoding SDR family oxidoreductase, giving the protein MNVTQQVALVTGANRGIGRQFVLELLERGASKVYATARRPESLDFDDARVVPLHLDLLDDASVVAAAEAATDVTLLINSAGISSGAQLVTSDLAEIRREMDTHFWGTLDVIRAFSPVLAANGGGAIVNVLSALSWFVSPGAGAYGAAKAAEWNMTNGVRLELASQGTLVQGVLLGAADTDMMDGYDGPKIDPRDVPRAAFDGLARGDIEVIVDDWTAMVKESVAGDRAEFYAKITALLG; this is encoded by the coding sequence ATGAACGTCACACAGCAGGTCGCCCTCGTCACCGGAGCGAACCGTGGAATCGGACGGCAGTTCGTCCTCGAACTGCTCGAGCGAGGGGCCAGCAAGGTCTATGCGACGGCCCGTCGCCCCGAAAGCCTCGACTTCGACGACGCGCGAGTCGTGCCGCTGCACCTCGATCTTTTGGACGACGCGTCGGTCGTCGCCGCGGCGGAAGCAGCGACGGACGTGACGCTGCTCATCAACAGCGCCGGCATCTCCAGCGGTGCCCAGCTCGTCACGAGTGATCTCGCCGAGATCCGCCGCGAGATGGACACCCACTTCTGGGGCACGCTCGACGTGATCCGCGCGTTCAGTCCCGTGCTCGCGGCCAACGGCGGGGGAGCGATCGTGAACGTGCTCTCGGCGCTGTCGTGGTTCGTGAGCCCGGGGGCCGGGGCGTACGGGGCCGCGAAGGCCGCGGAATGGAATATGACCAACGGTGTGCGGCTCGAGCTCGCCTCGCAGGGCACCCTCGTTCAGGGCGTGCTGCTCGGCGCCGCCGACACCGACATGATGGACGGCTACGACGGGCCCAAGATCGACCCCCGTGACGTGCCGCGCGCCGCGTTCGACGGCCTGGCCCGCGGCGACATCGAGGTGATCGTCGATGACTGGACCGCGATGGTGAAGGAATCGGTGGCGGGCGACCGCGCCGAGTTCTACGCGAAGATCACTGCGCTGCTCGGCTGA
- a CDS encoding uracil-DNA glycosylase family protein — MTDLIGYQAREDWMGADVLTLADVWPAEMQAMIVGLNPAPASVAAGHYYQGQVGQTQLRRLASAGLFRHTSGRWFEEAAAESGVGFTDIVKRASRGEKDVHPDEIRHGSALLAEKLGSRNVELVVCVFRHPVKVLLGREGKPGLQAKRTAWGAKVFRMPGPFDKLENVERVMDELRLATGR, encoded by the coding sequence ATGACGGACCTAATCGGATACCAGGCGCGCGAGGATTGGATGGGCGCTGACGTGCTCACTTTGGCTGACGTCTGGCCGGCCGAGATGCAAGCCATGATTGTCGGCCTGAATCCCGCACCGGCGAGCGTTGCTGCAGGCCACTACTATCAGGGTCAGGTCGGGCAAACCCAGTTGCGGCGGCTCGCCTCGGCAGGGCTCTTTCGGCATACTTCCGGTCGGTGGTTCGAGGAGGCAGCGGCCGAGTCCGGCGTAGGGTTCACGGACATTGTAAAGCGCGCAAGTCGTGGGGAAAAGGACGTGCATCCGGACGAGATTCGGCATGGGAGCGCACTCCTTGCCGAGAAGTTGGGGAGCCGCAACGTGGAACTCGTCGTCTGCGTGTTTAGGCATCCCGTCAAAGTGCTTCTTGGCCGGGAAGGGAAGCCAGGACTTCAGGCGAAGCGGACTGCTTGGGGGGCGAAGGTGTTCCGGATGCCAGGGCCATTCGACAAGCTAGAGAACGTCGAGCGGGTTATGGACGAGCTGCGCTTGGCGACAGGTAGGTAA
- a CDS encoding response regulator transcription factor, whose protein sequence is MRILIADDDPQILRALRITLTAKGYDVTTALDGTQAIAAAVDHRPDILILDLGMPRLDGIEVIHAVRGWSTAPILVVSGRAGAADKVEALDAGADDYITKPFAVEELLARIRALTRRVPQDDASPVVRLGDVTIDLAAHSVVRTTPDGDRQIRLTPTEWQFIEILIRNAGKLVTRQTVLRTIWGTDHAEDTGYLRLYVSQLRKKLEPDPSAPRYLLTEPGMGYRLDGVAT, encoded by the coding sequence ATGAGGATCCTCATCGCCGACGACGACCCCCAGATCCTGCGGGCGCTGCGCATCACCCTGACCGCGAAGGGGTACGACGTCACGACCGCCCTCGACGGGACGCAGGCCATCGCCGCCGCCGTCGACCACCGGCCCGACATCCTGATCCTCGACCTCGGCATGCCGCGCCTCGACGGCATCGAGGTGATCCACGCCGTGCGCGGCTGGTCGACCGCGCCCATCCTCGTCGTCTCGGGCCGGGCAGGTGCGGCCGACAAGGTCGAGGCGCTGGATGCCGGTGCCGACGACTACATCACCAAGCCCTTCGCCGTGGAGGAGCTGCTCGCCCGCATCCGCGCGCTCACGCGGCGCGTGCCGCAAGACGACGCGTCGCCCGTGGTGCGCCTCGGGGACGTGACGATCGACCTCGCCGCGCACAGTGTGGTGCGGACGACCCCTGACGGCGACCGGCAGATCCGGCTGACGCCCACGGAGTGGCAGTTCATCGAGATCCTCATCCGCAACGCCGGCAAGCTCGTGACCCGCCAGACGGTGCTGCGCACGATCTGGGGAACCGACCACGCCGAAGACACCGGCTACCTGCGGCTGTACGTGTCGCAGCTGCGCAAGAAGCTGGAGCCCGACCCGAGCGCGCCGCGGTACCTGCTCACCGAACCGGGGATGGGGTACCGGCTCGACGGGGTCGCGACGTGA
- a CDS encoding DUF4118 domain-containing protein, with amino-acid sequence MTRRGRLRVLLGAAPGVGKTFSMLEEGRRLGAEGRDVVIGVVETHGRAATAAMAEGIPVVPRARVSHRGVALEEMDLDAVRQRMPQVALVDELAHTNAPGSRNHKRWQDVDELLAAGIDVISTLNIQHIESLNDVVEQITGVPQRETVPDSFLRSADQIEVVDLAPQALRDRLAVGAVYPAERIDAALSNYFRLGNLTALRELALIWLADEVDQALQGYRQAHGIDSRWEARERVVVALTGGPEGETLLRRGARIAARSAGGELIAVHVTSQDGLHSGSPAALAEQRALVEKLNGTYHQVVGEDIPTALVEFARSVNATQLVLGASRRGRLAALLTGPGIGATVVRESGDIDVHMVNHAAAGRRPALPPLTGALTRKRRILGFVVALAGGPLLTALLSLFRSAESITTDVLSFQLLVVVVALVGGLWPALFAAVLSGITLDFLFIEPLYTVHIHEGHHLLALVLYVVIASLVSFIVDRAARYTRAARRSAAESELIETIAGSVLRGENAIQALVDRVREAFQLPGVRLVVGDEVVARAGEPLPDGRFTGIPLTDEAVLELHGADLAASERRLLGVVTAQLRAALDTERLEKTAQQIEPIAASDRVRGALLSALSHDLRRPLAAASAAVGGLRAAGPELAAADRQELLETADESLTALGALLTDLLDVSRLQTGVLTIADIATDPAEAIAPALDELQLGPADVTLALQHGDAVAHADPVLLQRVLVNLLANAHRYAPAGVPVHVSTSTFGGRLEIRIVDRGPGVPAEKKDDIFVPFQRLGDTDNSSGLGLGLALSRGFIEAMHGTLTSEDTPGGGLTMVISLRAASETDATAGVAADVSVGEGERA; translated from the coding sequence ATGACCAGACGCGGGCGGCTGCGGGTGCTGCTGGGGGCCGCCCCGGGTGTGGGCAAGACGTTCTCGATGCTCGAGGAGGGCCGGCGGCTGGGGGCCGAGGGGCGGGACGTCGTCATCGGCGTCGTCGAGACCCACGGGCGCGCCGCGACCGCCGCGATGGCCGAGGGCATCCCCGTCGTGCCGCGCGCCCGCGTCTCGCACCGTGGCGTCGCGCTCGAGGAGATGGACCTCGATGCCGTGCGGCAGCGGATGCCGCAGGTCGCCCTGGTCGACGAACTCGCGCACACCAACGCCCCCGGGTCGCGCAACCACAAGCGCTGGCAGGACGTCGACGAGCTGCTGGCCGCGGGGATCGACGTCATCTCGACGCTGAACATCCAGCACATCGAGTCGCTGAACGACGTGGTCGAGCAGATCACCGGGGTGCCCCAGCGCGAGACCGTGCCCGACAGCTTTCTGCGCAGCGCCGACCAGATCGAGGTCGTCGACCTGGCGCCGCAGGCCCTGCGGGACCGGCTCGCGGTCGGTGCGGTGTACCCCGCCGAGCGCATCGACGCGGCGCTGTCGAACTACTTCCGCCTGGGCAACCTCACGGCGCTGCGGGAGCTGGCGCTCATCTGGCTGGCCGACGAGGTCGACCAGGCGCTGCAGGGGTACCGGCAGGCGCACGGCATCGACAGCCGGTGGGAGGCGCGTGAGCGTGTGGTGGTCGCGCTCACCGGCGGGCCCGAGGGCGAGACCCTGCTGCGTCGCGGCGCCCGCATCGCCGCCCGGTCGGCCGGCGGCGAGCTGATCGCCGTGCACGTCACGAGCCAGGACGGGCTGCACTCGGGCAGCCCCGCCGCGCTCGCCGAGCAGCGCGCCCTCGTCGAGAAGCTCAACGGCACCTACCACCAGGTGGTGGGGGAGGACATCCCCACCGCCCTCGTCGAGTTCGCCCGCTCGGTCAACGCCACGCAGCTCGTGCTCGGGGCGAGCCGGCGGGGGCGGCTGGCGGCGCTGCTCACCGGACCCGGCATCGGGGCGACGGTGGTGCGCGAGTCCGGCGACATCGACGTGCACATGGTCAATCACGCCGCCGCCGGCCGCCGCCCCGCGCTGCCGCCCCTGACCGGCGCGCTCACGCGCAAGCGCCGCATCCTCGGGTTCGTCGTCGCGCTCGCGGGCGGGCCGCTGCTCACCGCCCTGCTGTCCCTTTTCCGCAGCGCGGAGTCGATCACGACCGACGTGCTCAGCTTCCAGCTGCTCGTGGTGGTCGTGGCGCTGGTGGGCGGGCTGTGGCCGGCCCTCTTCGCCGCAGTGCTCTCCGGTATCACCCTCGACTTCCTCTTCATCGAGCCGCTGTACACGGTGCACATCCACGAGGGTCACCACCTGCTGGCGCTGGTGCTCTACGTCGTCATCGCGAGCCTCGTGAGCTTCATCGTGGATCGCGCCGCCCGCTACACCCGGGCCGCGCGGCGCTCGGCCGCGGAATCGGAGCTCATCGAGACCATCGCCGGCAGCGTGCTGCGCGGCGAGAACGCGATCCAGGCCCTCGTCGACCGGGTGCGCGAAGCGTTCCAACTGCCCGGCGTGCGTCTCGTCGTGGGCGACGAGGTGGTGGCGCGGGCGGGGGAGCCGCTGCCGGACGGGCGGTTCACCGGCATCCCACTCACCGACGAGGCGGTGCTCGAGCTGCACGGCGCCGACCTCGCGGCATCCGAGCGTCGTCTGCTGGGTGTCGTCACGGCGCAGCTGCGGGCGGCGCTCGACACCGAGCGGCTGGAGAAGACCGCGCAGCAGATCGAGCCGATCGCGGCATCCGACCGGGTGCGCGGGGCGCTGCTGTCGGCACTCAGCCACGATCTGCGCCGCCCGCTCGCCGCCGCGTCGGCCGCCGTCGGGGGCCTGCGCGCGGCGGGTCCCGAACTCGCCGCCGCCGACCGGCAGGAGCTGCTCGAGACCGCGGACGAGAGCCTCACCGCGCTCGGCGCGCTGCTGACCGACCTGCTCGACGTCAGCCGCCTGCAGACCGGCGTGCTCACCATCGCCGACATCGCCACCGACCCTGCCGAGGCCATCGCGCCCGCGCTCGACGAGCTGCAGCTCGGCCCCGCCGACGTCACGCTCGCGCTGCAGCACGGCGATGCCGTCGCGCACGCCGACCCGGTGCTGCTGCAGCGCGTGCTGGTGAACCTGCTCGCCAACGCGCACCGCTACGCGCCGGCGGGCGTGCCTGTGCACGTCAGCACGAGTACGTTCGGTGGCAGGCTCGAGATCCGCATCGTCGATCGCGGGCCGGGTGTGCCGGCCGAGAAGAAGGATGACATCTTCGTGCCGTTCCAGCGTCTGGGTGACACCGACAACTCCAGCGGGCTGGGGCTCGGCCTCGCGCTCTCGCGCGGGTTCATCGAGGCGATGCACGGCACGCTGACCTCGGAGGACACCCCCGGCGGCGGGCTGACGATGGTGATCTCGCTGCGCGCGGCGAGCGAGACGGATGCCACGGCGGGCGTCGCCGCCGATGTCTCGGTCGGCGAGGGGGAGCGGGCATGA